The following proteins are encoded in a genomic region of Diadema setosum chromosome 10, eeDiaSeto1, whole genome shotgun sequence:
- the LOC140233878 gene encoding uncharacterized protein: MATPEQIRDFATLGRELGYSGGELNSFVNARCDEAAEKMRAEERAKVREHEMKMAEMRSTNSSSSTHVDLSGLHLKIGKFDENRDRFDAYINKFELFADSQKIPTEFKALYLISNLSGKALEVVNRMEPADRDDYARVKQELMVHFQLTEEGYRRKFRTARPEKGERPHHFATRLRGYLVQWIELSGIDEEYDKLFDLVLREQFLNNCSKEVVAFLKERDCDSMEVVSKNADVYVNAHGVHTFGQQSKTSDQNQKWGGSKPSQGGVKNKPGSPKPPQRPFEVRGRNQPSQGKKTQYGAGRGDGPRGCYQCGSPTHLKRDCPMVRVKSAQAMVGTEVLTEGSEMTRSNMDASTPSAGSPGNSIGSLRSNDGGGKQPQATGQSAACMPVGNHVPVDGYQKVEKLGMAYGQVSAMMNRMPVVSGRLYPGEVPISVLRDTGCSTCVVKSRLVERHQLTGKCQTVRLIDGTVKQFPVAKVELDSPYFSGEIEALCMPDCLCEVIVGNVTGAREPNDPDLKWVPRGGKALSDDADQEDDGGRYVIGDGEQTVDTKVDGVDKEEVDNLSEVKEDDPQVMAVETRSQKEDQVLGETECSVRNDDSGVQAVMAVETRAQKARSAKPKKGLVVVDSVKVADPPEFRQKQKDDPTLRASWDKVGVTDNSRYLFRVDQGCLLRQERDPENPTEGIGPKLVVVPKEYRADIMHLAHESLFGGHLGINNTLSKVKTQFFWSGMYEDIANFCRSCDVCQKTISKGKVPKVELGRLPTIEVPFQRIAIDLMGPFTPSERGHTYILTIVDYATRYTEAIPLKSITTVDVAEALVTVYSRVGIPQEVMSDLGPQFVSDLMKEVCRLLSIKQLTSSRYHPMCNGLVERYNAVVKSSLKRLCTEEPRQWDRYLPALLFALREAPSSSLGFSPFELLYGRHVRGPMEVLRELLTNDAVEPERKSEYEYVIELRKRLVESWQMAQENLKQSAKRYKTYYDRGAKKRKLKIGDKVLVLLPTEQNKLLVKWKGPYEVVGAKYDYDYVVDVDGMKKTFHINMLKRYFSRVAEEETAGSCFEMCHDGGVDELWSDEGMENNDDVFTEIPEMPCPIQREFVEDVQLDVSLDEVKQEQIRRLLCEYQDVFTDVPKKSSIAECKIHLTTDEPVRSPPYRVPQALQGEIQKEVEMMMKLGVIEPSDSPYGHPIVMVKKPDGTNRFCIDFRRLNKVTVFDPEPMPVQQDLFASLAKSKYFSKLDLSKGYWQLPLRDSDKAKTAFLTPIGQFQFRYMPFGLVTAGAQFTKMMRKLLLGVPNVVTYIDDVLVHTNSWEEHVTTLSAVLSRLREANLAARPTKCALGFQSIEFLGHEVSEGILQTSERLTKKIAEAPRPVTKKQVRSFVGLTGYYRDFILNYADVALPLTNLTKKGSPEKVKWGEGEEQAFLGLKKSLIKPPILHLPDETKVFKLKVDASDTGLGAVLMQERDGEDFPVAYASRKLLPRECRYATIEKECLAIVWAIRKFEFYLCGRSFEVHTDHKPLTYIQAKKMHNKRIMRWCMSLQEHRFRLVSVKGKDNVAADAMSRLV, translated from the coding sequence ATGGCAACTCCAGAACAAATTAGAGACTTTGCCACCCTTGGTAGGGAACTTGGTTACTCCGGTGGAGAGTTGAATAGTTTCGTGAATGCTCGTTGTGATGAGGCTGCAGAGAAAATGCGGGCTGAGGAAAGAGCCAAGGTCCgggaacatgaaatgaaaatggctGAAATGAGATCGACAAATTCCAGTAGTAGTACGCATGTGGATTTGAGTGGTTTGCACTTGAAAATAGGCAAGTTTGACGAGAATCGGGATAGGTTCGATGCCTATATCAACAAGTTTGAGTTGTTTGCTGACAGTCAGAAGATCCCTACTGAATTCAAGGCCTTATATCTGATTTCAAATCTGAGTGGCAAAGCCCTTGAAGTGGTGAACAGAATGGAGCCTGCTGATAGAGATGATTATGCAAGAGTCAAACAGGAGTTGATGGTGCATTTTCAGTTGACTGAAGAAGGGTATCGCAGGAAGTTTAGGACTGCACGGCCAGAGAAAGGAGAAAGGCCACATCATTTTGCGACGAGGCTCAGAGGGTATCTGGTGCAGTGGATTGAGTTGTCAGGGATCGATGAAGAGTATGATAAGTTGTTTGATCTAGTCCTACGGGAACAATTTTTGAATAATTGTTCAAAGGAAGTGGTGGCATTTTTGAAAGAAAGGGATTGTGATTCAATGGAGGTGGTCAGTAAGAATGCTGATGTGTATGTAAATGCACATGGTGTGCACACATTTGGACAGCAATCAAAGACATCTGATCAGAATCAGAAATGGGGAGGTTCAAAGCCCTCACAAGGTGGTGTGAAAAACAAACCAGGCAGTCCGAAACCCCCACAGCGCCCATTTGAAGTGAGGGGAAGGAATCAGCCATCACAGGGTAAGAAAACCCAGTACGGGGCTGGGCGCGGAGATGGCCCGAGGGGTTGTTATCAGTGTGGGAGTCCTACACATTTGAAGAGGGATTGTCCCATGGTGCGTGTGAAATCAGCTCAAGCAATGGTTGGTACAGAGGTGCTAACTGAAGGATCAGAAATGACACGGTCAAACATGGATGCTAGCACGCCGTCAGCTGGCAGTCCAGGAAACTCAATAGGTAGTTTGAGGTCAAATGACGGGGGTGGCAAACAGCCACAGGCAACAGGGCAATCAGCTGCGTGCATGCCTGTTGGAAATCATGTGCCCGTTGACGGGTATCAGAAAGTTGAAAAGCTGGGAATGGCTTACGGACAAGTAAGTGCGATGATGAATCGTATGCCAGTTGTTTCAGGCAGGTTATATCCTGGTGAAGTTCCAATTTCAGTACTCCGTGACACAGGATGCAGTACATGTGTTGTTAAGTCCAGACTGGTTGAGAGACATCAGCTGACTGGGAAGTGTCAAACAGTGAGGTTGATTGATGGAACAGTCAAGCAATTTCCGGTCGCCAAGGTAGAGTTAGACTCTCCATATTTTTCAGGTGAGATTGAAGCATTGTGTATGCCGGATTGCCTGTGTGAAGTGATTGTTGGGAATGTCACTGGTGCACGTGAGCCCAATGATCCAGATTTGAAGTGGGTGCCCAGAGGGGGCAAAGCATTGAGTGACGATGCTGATCAGGAGGATGATGGTGGTAGATACGTCATTGGAGATGGTGAGCAAACTGTAGATACCAAGGTTGATGGCGTTGATAAGGAAGAGGTTGACAATCTTTCTGAGGTGAAAGAAGATGATCCACAGGTGATGGCAGTCGAAACCCGATCTCAGAAGGAAGACCAGGTGTTGGGCGAGACAGAGTGTTCAGTCAGGAATGATGACAGTGGAGTGCAAGCTGTCATGGCTGTGGAGACACGGGCCCAAAAAGCACGCAGTGCAAAACCCAAGAAGGGATTAGTTGTGGTCGATTCGGTCAAAGTCGCAGATCCGCCAGAGTTTCGTCAGAAACAGAAAGATGACCCCACTCTTCGAGCATCGTGGGATAAGGTTGGTGTGACTGATAATTCCAGGTATCTGTTCCGGGTAGATCAGGGGTGCCTATTGAGGCAGGAAAGAGATCCCGAAAACCCGACAGAGGGGATTGGCCCAAAACTTGTTGTGGTGCCAAAGGAATATCGTGCTGATATCATGCATTTGGCACATGAGTCATTGTTTGGTGGTCACCTAGGGATCAACAACACATTGTCAAAGGTAAAGACACAGTTCTTTTGGTCGGGCATGTATGAAGACATTGCCAATTTTTGccgatcatgtgatgtatgtcAGAAGACCATCAGCAAAGGCAAAGTACCCAAGGTAGAGTTAGGTAGACTCCCAACAATCGAGGTACCATTTCAGCGTATCGCAATCGATTTGATGGGGCCGTTCACTCCCTCTGAACGTGGTCACACCTACATATTGACAATTGTAGATTATGCCACGAGGTATACGGAAGCGATTCCGTTGAAGTCAATAACGACAGTCGATGTTGCAGAAGCACTGGTGACAGTGTACAGTCGAGTGGGTATACCGCAAGAGGTTATGTCTGACCTAGGACCCCAATTTGTCTCTGACTTGATGAAAGAAGTCTGCCGGTTATTGTCAATCAAGCAGTTGACGAGTTCCCGATACCATCCCATGTGCAACGGGCTAGTGGAACGGTATAATGCTGTGGTGAAATCGTCTTTGAAGCGGTTGTGCACAGAGGAGCCACGCCAATGGGATAGGTATCTTCCTGCCCTTTTGTTTGCTTTGCGAGAGGCACCAAGCTCAAGCCTGGGTTTTTCTCCATTTGAATTACTATACGGTCGGCATGTGAGAGGACCCATGGAGGTTTTGAGAGAGCTGTTGACAAACGATGCTGTCGAgccagaaagaaagagtgaGTATGAGTATGTCATCGAGTTGAGAAAGAGACTTGTTGAGTCATGGCAGATGGCACAGGAAAATTTGAAGCAGTCGGCAAAGCGGTACAAGACCTACTATGATCGAGGTGCGAAGAAACGGAAGTTGAAGATCGGAGACAAAGTCTTGGTGTTACTGCCGACGGAGCAAAACAAGCTCTTGGTCAAATGGAAAGGGCCATATGAGGTGGTCGGTGCCAAGTATGACTATGACTACGTAGTGGATGTAGATGGCATGAAAAAGACATTCCACATAAACATGCTCAAGCGATACTTCAGCAGGGTAGCAGAGGAAGAAACTGCTGGAAGTTGTTTCGAGATGTGCCATGATGGTGGTGTAGATGAGTTGTGGAGTGACGAAGGCATGGAAAACAACGATGATGTGTTCACTGAGATACCAGAAATGCCTTGTCCGATTCAAAGAGAATTCGTTGAGGATGTACAGCTGGATGTTTCCCTAGACGAGGTGAAACAAGAGCAGATCAGACGATTATTGTGTGAGTATCAGGATGTGTTCACAGATGTACCAAAGAAGTCAAGTATTGCAGAGTGCAAGATACACTTGACCACAGACGAACCGGTGCGGTCACCACCATACCGCGTACCCCAAGCGTTGCAAGGTGAAATCCAGAAGGAGgttgagatgatgatgaaattggGTGTTATTGAACCATCTGACTCTCCCTATGGTCATCCGATTGTGATGGTAAAGAAACCGGATGGAACCAACCGTTTCTGTATCGATTTTCGGCGCCTTAATAAGGTTACGGTTTTCGATCCTGAGCCGATGCCGGTGCAGCAAGACTTGTTTGCGTCACTTGCAAAGAGCAAGTATTTCAGTAAACTGGACTTATCAAAGGGATACTGGCAGCTCCCTTTGAGAGACTCAGACAAGGCCAAGACAGCGTTTCTGACACCGATAGGACAATTCCAATTCAGATACATGCCATTTGGACTTGTCACAGCAGGGGCCCAATTCACGAAGATGATGAGAAAGCTGCTATTGGGTGTTCCCAATGTGGTGACCTATATTGACGATGTGTTGGTGCACACAAACTCGTGGGAGGAACATGTGACCACACTCTCAGCCGTGTTGAGTAGACTGCGGGAGGCCAACTTGGCAGCTCGACCAACCAAGTGTGCGCTGGGATTTCAGTCCATAGAGTTCCTTGGCCATGAGGTGAGTGAGGGGATCCTACAGACGAGCGAACGTCTCACAAAGAAGATTGCCGAGGCCCCAAGACCGGTGACCAAGAAGCAGGTCAGATCCTTCGTAGGCCTTACCGGCTATTACCGGGATTTTATACTCAACTATGCCGATGTGGCATTGCCCCTCACAAATCTCACGAAGAAGGGAAGTCCCGAGAAGGTGAAGTGGGGAGAAGGCGAAGAACAAGCATTCCTCGGATTGAAGAAGAGCTTGATCAAGCCACCCATTCTACACCTACCCGATGAGACCAAGGTATTCAAGTTGAAGGTCGATGCCTCAGACACTGGCCTTGGTGCCGTTCTAATGCAAGAACGGGATGGCGAAGACTTCCCAGTGGCTTACGCAAGTCGGAAACTCCTTCCGAGGGAATGTCGTTATGCCACTATCGAGAAGGAGTGTCTTGCGATTGTTTGGGCCATTCGCAAGTTCGAGTTCTATCTGTGTGGCCGGTCTTTCGAAGTCCACACAGATCACAAGCCGTTAACGTACATACAGGCGAAGAAAATGCACAACAAAAGAATCATGCGATGGTGCATGAGCCTACAGGAGCACAGGTTCAGGCTCGTCTCTGTAAAGGGCAAAGACAATGTGGCTGCAGATGCCATGAGCCGCCTAGTGTGA